TTTCGCAGCGCGCCATCAATAGGGATTGAGCAAGAGTGATCGAATGGAGTCAGAGAGACATCTTTTAAAGACCAGTGCCAGAGCTAAACTAACCAAAGCTAAAAAGAAGACACCTCACAACTAAAAGTAAAGTAAGGCAATTCTTCCAAAGAAGCACACAAGGCTCAGGGCAATTTATCAAAGGATggcgattcaaaaaaaaaaaaaatttactaaaaGGGGGCTATTTCAAAATTATTTACTAAAAATGAGTATTTTAATGGACGTGGAGGAGAGAGAGAATTGGTCATAAGTATAGGTAAAGGctagtaaataaaaaataaaaaaaatataattattaaaaaagtaGGTTGACATTATTTAAAGTAGCATCTAGCTATTAGATGCTACTCTAAAAAGCGTTAACTACTTTTTTTGTCAAGAAGAGTTCAACTACTTTTTTATCAAGAAGAGttcaaaatatttattaattactttaatgtcttcaaaaaattttttaattacaaaattatttatatattttataaaataatcctaaatattataattatttataaataagttcttatattttttataagttcttatatttttataattaatagacatataaggattaatttataaaattaaaaaattattatttattatatataaaaaatttaaaaattatacataaaattaattatataatataaaaaaattttaaaatattaatattatttatatgcaAAGAagcattaatatttatttaataaattaataaaattaatatagtaaataaattatattaaatattttataaatatttaaaaattaatattatttaatatttattaatttaataaaatattaaattataataaatattattaacatgaattaataaaaaatatgaataaataatttttttccagTCGCTACCCTATGGTAAATTGCCCCAAGGCTCACCATCGATGctctaaaaggaaagaaaagcaaAGACTATGGCATCTCAGTCTTATTTAGGCATGAAATCTCAGCAACCACTTGTAAATGTTGGATCTGCAAATCCCCAAGCAGCCTTTCGACAAACCTTCTCCTAGAGCCGAAGGCCAAACGATAGACAAGGGTAAACCGAACATAGGAAGCAAAAACCAAGCGACACATCAAACCACCACTTCGTTACAGCATATCTTTTTCAAGTGGCTTCAGACCGCCTTGCCACTTGAAAACCAAGATTTACAATCGAAACTCACAAAAATCAGAATTATACAGACCTAATCGGAGAGGGGAAGGGACCCTAAAAATCTAATTGAAGACAATCCCTTCTCCTGTACCAAGGACAGGAAGAGCCACCAGAAACAAAACTTAGCTTTCTTGAAAGGCTAAAAAAAACGAGGAGTCTAGAGAGAAAATTCTCTCTCTACAATTCTAGAGAGAACTCTCCATATGAATATTACAATGCCCTCCACATTGCTTGGTCATTTCACTTTAGCCCGTGCATATGatcaaaattatattttattaatatataatataaattgttGATAAACATAGCATGGAATCAAGCAAAGTgatgaaaatataattttatctttataatttttaaagggTTTGATGTAAGACAAGGACATTATATCAGCGAGATCACCTGCAGCATCGGCCAACATCGTAGATGAGAGCCTTGTTTCTATAACCAAGGGGCTAAAAAGCCCATTAACTAATTTTTTATGGGCTAACAAGCCCAAGAAACCTCCAAAGGACGAAAATAACCCTCACGGGTGCTTGCGCAAGGCTAGGTCTATTCTTATTAGGGTTTTATGTCGCTGATAAATGTCAAAGGGAAGCCCTTGTTTGGTTCCTTATAAACTTGCAATTGAAAATCTGCTCCATTAGAGAGGAATTGCAGAATAGAGTGAGAAGCGTAGATCCTGAGAGGTTGAACCAAGATGAGGGCTAAAGTATGTGTTGAATTGTTGATTTTGTTATTTCGGTTTGCATTATGGTTGTTATGTATATCTTGGCTTCCTAATTTGcttgttagggttttgaaattgtaCTAGGGTTTTACAATTATGATGGGTCTGGTTAAGTTCTATTTTtcgagattttaaacctttttgaTAAAATGATCTGTTTGCCTTTTGCGTAGGAGGCGagattttttatccaaaattTTCTGGATAATCTcactaccttttttttttttttaattgttgaacGGTAACCTTATGGGCTGTGTTTTTagcttaaataaaaatttcgaaatTATGATAGTAGTTGTGGAATCGTAGATTATTATTGATGTTGATTTTTGTGGTAAACTGATATGAATTGTTGCTGCTATGTCTTCATTTGGAATGGATTGCACGTTGTTTTTACATAAGAGTATTTAACCGATTTGTTTCTATTATCGGCTCTATTTCAAATGTGCTATTATTTCATACAGTGTAGAAGTTGTAGCTCTTCAATCTATAATCTCAACATATTTGTTGTGTTCTTCAAGCCTATAGCTGTGTATTGTTTAAATTGATTAAGCAAAGGTTAATATATACTTATTTGTTTTCTTCAGTGGAAGAAGAAGCGCATGAGGAGATTGAAGAGGAAGCGCCGAAAGATGAGGCAGAGATCCAAGTAGGTGCTTGGAATTGAACAAGAAGAAGCGCATGAGGAGATTGAAGAGGAAGCGCCGAAAGATGAGGCAGAGATCCAAGTAGGTGCTTGGAATTGAACAAGATGGGGTTTTCTTCTGATACCTTCAGCTCAGCTTATGGTGCTGCGCGAAGTGGGTTGCTGGAAGGATGCTTGTTAGGGAAAGCTTCATTTGTTTTTGCCTCCTGTTTTTAGTTTTAGCAACTGTTTTTGGGACTTATTGaatttaatgttttgagttgtatTTGACTTGATATATGAAACTTGTTTTAAAGGTTTATGCATTACAATCAGATGCGTAATTTATTGGTCTGTTCTATATGTGCCAAGACTGTGTAAAGTTCAGTTTTACTGCCATGATAGATTTCTTAACAACAAAATGAAACCATTTTAGGGTGTGTCTATGGAAAATTGCTTGTCAATTGTTTTTGTCAATCTTTCCTAGGGATACATTGCCTGCTGTGCTTCTAGAGGAAGCGAAGCTTACTGTTTCGAGAATGAAGCTGCCGAATTCATTGGTCTGTTCTATACGTGGTAAGAATGTAACTTGACAGATTTCCTAACAACAAAATGAAACTATTTTAGGGAATATCTATGTAAAATTGTATGTCTGTTGTTTTTGGCCATCTTTCCTAGTCATCCATTGCCTGCTTCTCTTCCTCGAGAAAGCAAAGCTTATTGTTTTGAGAATGAATTTTCTATGCTATTCAATTGATTTCTATTTGTCAATTTTGAAATaacaaaatttgattttttaatttaaaaaaaaaattgttttttaaGAAAATAGAAATCagaatttatttaagttcttttaattttttttttgtaacaaATAAAgcctttataatttattatctgctAAATGATTCCAATAAGGCAACTAGAAATCCTTGAACAGTATCCCTGTAGACAAGATGCATATGATGACTCACGCACAGCCATCCCCCTTGAAGAGGACAAACGAAAGCGGACCAGTTCAAGGGACACGATTCTATAAACATTCTCAAAAAGAGTAAAACTCGTACACAAATGAATGTTGTATTACATTTCTTTTTCAAGAATGTAACTGTTCAATTATATGTCACAgcaaatcacatttaagcatgCAATATCTGCACAATACTTGGTCCACCCATAATAAAGATACCGAAGCAGGCAGAAATATTGTATAGCCCCCTCCTGACCTTCGGAAAATTTGAACAAATTTCCAATGTTCCAGTGAAGCCGCTCGTCAATCATCGGTCCACAAATTTCGTGATTTGGCATGACTCTCAGTCTGAAGAGACAATATAAATTTCTTGGAGAGGAATAGCTGTTGGGATCCTCAAGCTAGGGTTATTGTGGTTATTCTTTGTATTCTGGCTAGCGCACATGGTTTTATACTGGTACACCTTCAAGGTCATATTGCATACAAAGTCTTTCAACTGTATTTTGACTCATGACTTGTCTCCGATGCAACTCTCTTAAAACTTCTGCTGCCAACCCCTTTTTCTCTTCATGGATAATTCCTTCTACTATAATAGCATAAGTTGTTTCACTAGGCATGTACCCCTTCTCAATCATCATCTCGAAAACTTCTAAGGACAAATCTGTTCTGTGAGATTTACAAAACCCTAGTATAAGTGCATTTAAATTATCAACATCAGGACTATAATGATTTTCTTCCAATAACCTGAAGATCTCCATAGCTTCGTACAGCATTCCTTCAATGCACAACCCCCTAATTAGAGATGAATAAGTGTAAGAATCAGGAGTAAATCCATACTTCGTCATCTCATATAAAAGCTGAAATGCTGGATATGTGTTCCCCTTTCTACACAAGCAGGAGATCACACCTTTGTAGAATTCATGGATGGAGGAATTTTGTTTATTGCCCAAGCTTTGGATTAAGGAGAATGCCTCTTGCACCTTTCCCTGCTTGCAGAGCACAGCGATGGCATTGAATGTTCCCTCATTTGGATTACAGCGATGATAAATCATTTGGTCTAGACACTTAACCACAATGTCCACCTTCCCCTCTTCGCAAAGGCGAGCAATTATTGGATTATAGCTTGTAGCAGTGGGCTTAAATGGTCCGCTCATCATTTCATCAACAATCTGAAGGGCCTGTTCTGTCCTGCCATGGATGGCGAGTGAACCAATTAGTATATTATAGGTAACTATGGATGGAGAGCGTTCCTCATCATCCATTTCAGCTAGAAGCTCATTTGCCTCCTCCCATCGTCCCTCGTAACAGAGACTCCGCAGTATAATATTATAGCTAACAACATTTGGATTGAACCCCTTTGATGGCAAATCCCTGAAGAATTGAATTGCCGCCTCAGTCCTACCTTCCTTGCACAACCCAGTCAAGAGAACATTGTAACTAACCAAGTTAGGCTGCCCACCCCTGGCTATAATCTCATCTAAAAGCCTCATTGCTTCATTCACCCCTCTTTCCTTATAAGTTGCTTCGAGCAAGGATGAATAAGTGAATGCATTTGGGACCAACCCCTTCTGCATTAGCCTATCCAGAATCTGCAAGCTTTTATTCAAGTTTCCATGCATGCAAAGCCCTCTAACAAGCGAATTATAGGTAACTGTATTGGTTGGATAGCCATATTCTTCCATTTTCTCCACTAATTGCATTGCATGCCCAACGTTCCCCCTTTTGCACAAATGGTTCACCAAGAAAGTATAAGAAGCAGCATCAGGAATAATACCAGACCCAATCATCATTTCCATCACTTTTATCGCCTTCTTCATCTTATTTGACTTACACAAATCATACAACATCTGTGTAGCTTGAACAACATCAGGCTTGTGTCCCTTTTTAACCATACATTCCAGATGGAAAAATGCATCATTCAGCCTAGTTTCTCTATTTCTATGGTCATTCTTACCGGATCTCCAATTGGGTAGTGTGACGACAGAGTCTTTGGGGGAAATTGTGATCTGGGTAGATGCTAAAACCCTAGCAAATCCTTTGTTAAGTGAGAACGAATGAAGATTTGGTACATGGGAAAAGAATCCGCAAGCTATTCTTGCAGTGTCAGTGAATGGGTTGGTTAAAGGAGAGACTGAATTTACCAAAGTTGCCATGAGCAGAACACAATTACGAAGCCAGAGAGACCTAACTACACTGTCCTAGATTTAACGAATTTCTTGTATGAATAAGATATCAGGTTTTGCATTGACAGAGCAGAGGAATTAAAAATCCTAGGTTTTTCCTAATACTTGACTTTCCATTGTGAGCATAAGTAAGAGAAGGAAGTTGTATTGCTATGGATGAATGAAGCGGGCATAGAAAATGTGAAAAAGCACAAGAATGGCATCGATATGTAAAACATATGCAATACATTAAAGATACAACTGAATCAAGAAACAAGAAAAAGTAAAGCTAAACAGACAAAAGGGTTAACATACAGTGACTGTGGCTTGCTTTATAGATGAAAGATCGATTCTTTTCTCTACCAAGAATAGTTGAAGCAGGGAAATGTAAGACCCAGAAAGAGAGGGGCGTTGAATTTGTTAAACATTTTGTTTCTCAAATAGCTTTCTTTTCATCTTTGCAGGGCTATCCTTGTTTAGTCCAGTCCAGTCGCTTCCAATCCGTAATTGCTTCCCTGTTATCCGAGGCCTGATGAGTTGTGGATTAATTTCACGCCAAGTACGCTCGTATTCACCACGCGTTGCCGTTTATACCATGCCTGCTGTTGGATTTGTTGGAGTGTGAAACACGCTCCACATCAACAAATTTTGCTCCATcttaataaaattagagaaattatACCGTTGACTGTCATATTATAAAATAATgcatcaaatatttttttaaaaaatattgtaaaaaaaatttactaacgctcataaaaaaaataattaattcttaaatgttttaaaaacaaaataaaattcaaattattGTGAGTGAAAATACATTTATATCCATtacattaaataatttatttggatataataatttacataaaataataaattaaaaataatatataaataagtataataattattgtaaaaaaagtttgatgattatatttttaaaatttatttacatatttatttttattaacttattattttatattattttatatgcaatTATCCATgcattctataattttttttttgtaaaattagcTGAAAATTCCTTTTAATCCTATGTTTAACACATGATTTATAATTATCCAAACCCTATTTTGATAGAAGTAAAATACAAAtaattttttacataaaaaaattaataaatttcatataaaattaatctcatttaaacttataaaaatcaagtttagatAAAATTTTTCATGTGAGAGGACTAtcattaaaaatgaaattaataataataataataatttattaataataatatataatattatatattaataattaaaattttattaatgtaaACCGACTTTAAATATCATAATGTTATAgtgagatgaaaaaaaaaatgctgtAAGtcgaaataaaatgaaaataagatATTAGTGTAATATGtttgagaaattattttatatggcTAATTATTGAATATACCGAAATTCCTAAAAATTAGTATCCCTTTATATGCAATAAAATAGTTTTCCCTAGAGAGGTGGGACCCTAAACCGCAATCCTGTCAAAGAGCAGGGACTTGATGTTTTTTTGGAGGCATGGGAGTTTTGGTCTATGCTCGAAGCAATGTATCAAAGGAGCCAATCTTGCAATGTTAAGAGCAGCCCTTGTGAAAGATGCTGAAAATGGATTTGGAGAGAGACAATGTAGTTTGAGTTGCTTCCATGTATCTGAAATCTTGTTCATCACATGATTTCTGGCTTCCGTAACTGAAGTTCCCAAGCCGTCCCAAAGACGAAAAATGGTTGACACAGAAGATATAATGGGTGGATCATTATTGACAAGGTGCACTGTTTCCCTTGTTGTACCCTCACCCAACAGAAAGAAGGTGTGCAGTGGCACCACATCTATCCCTGAAGTATCGTTTGCAATCTTTAAATACTCTTCTGCCTTTGGAAATTGCCCAACAGCGGCCCATTTCGCTTCTCCTAGCAATGCATTGCACAGTCTTGTCCGCTGTTTGATCAAGCACACAACCCTTTTTAATCATTCTTTCGAAAGTGAATTTAACTAGCAGCTGACTTTAGGATGAAGTCTTGAACTCTAACTCAACAATATTGAATTCATTTTTAAAACTTTAAAAACTATGAAATCTCGAATTCAAATCCcattagaagtaaaaaaaaaaaagtccaatTAAGAATATGCATACCGTATTATGCAGAGAGCGTTTTGGGTTATATGCAGCACCATCTCTATGAATTTTGTAAGCAATTTCATCAATATTGTCAAATACAGCCTTTAAACATATCTTCATATAGTCTGGTTAGTCATTTGCAGCAACAATGTCCCATCTGCATGTGTTCATTTCATTTCTTACTATCACATATATAACAGTAAAAATGtataaaacataaaaatttttgttctgtttgatttcattaaaattttacctatTGACTGCTCGTACAAAGAGACTGTGTGGATCGATCCTTCCACAGAAATGGAAAACGTCTTGCATAAGGTGGAAAAGTGAAACCACTTTGGCAAGCTCCACTCTTTGTCCTGGCAGGCTTGGATCTGCAAGGCTTGCCATGGGCCAGGTGAACCATTCAAGCGGTTTCTTTCTAGCAAACTTCAACTCCCTTGATAATCCTTGTTGAGAGCAGTGAGATTTTTCCTAGATACTTAGGAGCTTAGTTCTTGCTgtcattttgtctatttttaatgttattttgtttattttgctGAAAATCAGTTGGCATGTTAGTCAACTTGTGTTAGGTTCAAATCTACTCCTTAAATTGGGGAATGTAACCATGCTTCACCATGTTTTTGTTACTTTAGTAGTTGGAGCAGGTCTGTTATGTACCAAAAAGGGTAAGACTTCTGatatatgaaaaagattaaatgaAGTCTCTCTTACGCAGCTGCTGAGAGAAGTTTATAAGAAGAATCACTTTCTTTTCTGTTTTTTTCTAGCAATTTTCAGTTCAGAAATTGCAAAAAATGGTATCAGAGCTCCTTATGATCTTTAAGGGCCTGAAAAAGAGAGAAAACAAGTAAGAATTCCctgcactaaaaaaaaaaaaaaaaaaaaccttaaacaCTAGAGCTGAGAGTGATGGCTTCAAGTGGATATTCTGCTCCACCTCCTCCCGTATTTTCTGGAGAAGGTTACTCTATTTGGGCTGTCAAGATGAAGGCTTATCTTAAAGCCTTTGATCTATGGGAAGTGATTGAAACAGGTAGGCAACCAGGACCTTTGAGAGAGGATCCTACTCTTGCACAGATAAGAGCTCATAGTGAGGAGTGTGCTAAAGGTTTCAAGGCCTTGTCATGCATTCATGCTTCTGTTTCTGAGGTGATTTTCACCAGAATTATGGCATGTGAGATAGCAAAGGAAGCTTGGGATTTACTTAAAGCTGAGTTTCAAGGAAGTGCACTCTCAAAGCAAATGTCGGTCTTTGAATTTGAGGAGGAATTTGAGGTTTTAAAGATGAAAGAATCAAACTCTTAAAGAGTATACTGAGATAGATTAATGACTGTAGTCAACCAAATTAAGTTGTTGGGTGAAGATTTATCGGATAAAAGGATTGTGGAGAAAGTTCTTGTCACCTACAATGATTTGAACCCAAAATCTCATCTTTGGAAGATTCAAAGGATTTGAGCAAGATCACCTTACCTGAACTTATAAGTTCCTTGCAAGCCATTGAGCAAAGAAGAATTATTAGAGAAGAAGATGCTTCTAAGGAGGCATTTGTTGCCAAACAGAAAGGAAAGCAAGTAATGGAGGTTAAGAAAGATTCAAAGAGAGAGACAACAAAGGGAAGCAACTGAAAGTGGAAGTGAAGTCACAAGAAGGGCAGATTTCCACCTTGTCCTACTTGTAAAAGAACAAATCATCTGGAGAAGGATTGTTGGCAAAAGAATCGTGTAAAGCCTATACAATGTCACTATTGCAAAAAATATGGCCACATTTCAAGAGATTGCAGATTCAAGCAAAGTAAAGCTCAACAATCCACTCAACAAGAAAATTTCACTAATGATCAGTCCAGGCAGCAAGATGATCATTTATTCATGGCTTCACAGTCACTTAAACAAGTAGACAAACTCACATGGATCATTGATAGTGGTTGTACAAGTCATATGGCCAGAAATGAGGATCTTTTTAGTTCTCTAGACAAATCAGTGAGAACTAAAGTGAAGCTTGGTAATGGAGAGATGGTCCAGGCTGAAGGCAAAGGTACCATTGCTATGCAGACTAGAAAAGGTACCAAATACATTTCTGATGTTCTCTTCATTCCAAGTTTAGATCAAAATCTGTTAAGTGTGGAACAAATGTTGAAAAAGGGATACTCTCTTCTGTTTAAAAATCTTTGGTGCCATATTCGTGATTCTGAAAATTGTGAAGTTGCTAAGGCTAAAATGGTTGAAAATAGTTTTCCATTAATATCTGAAAGCTTGAATCAGCATGTTTATAGTTCAAAGGTTGACGAAACTTGGTTGTGGCATAAGAGATATGGGCATTTTAATCTTGCTTCtctgatgtaacacccctgatttttttatatattattactgggcttcgtgtaggtatcctcaattcgcggaaattcgacagttgtccggatctgtgaatttccagccagacagaccagctaccggaaaagtctccaaattggatcgaggttttggctaccccaccattgtcatgcatctcgagcgcgttcccgaagtcggaatcggcaaaggtaaacccgaaccttgctttttcgtaattttctagtgcttaaatccataaaataatcgtggtagcttagaaaattacgattctttttggaatagcttagtaatatttctaaggacatgaggcgagttttataatttttagagcttatttgagcagtttttgcaaaaatgatcaattataaggactaaattgaaattttacatattgtgatggatgattgatttggtgggcccaggaggggctgtgtgatgtgattgagttgtggacatatggattgtgaatataaaagtgtgttttgagcccttttgcaggttgggtaggtcctaggtataggggagactctgccggattttcggcacgacttaggacgtattggtctttttctttgtttgtattgagtcagatttattaaatgattgtaataaaattgtcaggtgagccgggacagccttcttcctccgcccagccgccacagtgattgtcatcaagtctgtgagtagaatattaattttaattgtaatttcgatattattatatgttcaagcatgcccatgcatcacttatatgcatatatttatgtagttaaactctaggcacgatttatgttgcattcataactgttgatgtgctatggatgttgttgtggtaatttggagcagtgtgcgtgcgttggcgtgcgtgtgatgtggtgtggactatggataggacggggtagtcacggcttgagtaattcgctgggacccgatccttcgaggggtagtcacggcttgagtaattcgctgggaccctcgatttggttattaagtggaagtccgagcttgagtaattcgctggcaccaagttggatttaagagagctgtataggggatcagctcccatatgttatgattgatactacagggtgtgtgagtgctccaaattacctttctgatgctatgatgtgaatttattgctgatgttgcacttcattccacaggttgcattagttttagatagttatagagattatggttaaaatttatattttactctcgagtcgacgctcactctgttcaaaaatttttacaggccacaggaggatattttataggttaacctgctttctcccttgcaggtcaattattactgtttgtataaacttgttaaatcttagaatttccgcatgtgttagaaatgtttatttgatttaagtctgtaaactaaattattattttgggacctgtaaacttaatatgctatgcatgtttgatggattggatgagggagctgagctcccatttattttttatgttgatgagtatgtggagggtgagctgagctccccaaatgactatatattgtgtttacaggtcgggtgagtcaaaaactccccgttggaaagtccatttttatggccggactctgtccatttgttttcttgatattgggcccaaatgggccttagagttgggttaatgaacaattaggcttactacgggcctcgggggctttaggctggcccaggtcctagtgccggtccggcccataggttgggtcgtgacaaatgtggtatcagagcttaggctccagattcatagggaaaaattatctaagtgttgggaagagtctactaggagtcacatgcggagtataggattacatttcgtcttttctgtaat
Above is a genomic segment from Hevea brasiliensis isolate MT/VB/25A 57/8 chromosome 17, ASM3005281v1, whole genome shotgun sequence containing:
- the LOC131175492 gene encoding pentatricopeptide repeat-containing protein At1g79080, chloroplastic-like produces the protein MATLVNSVSPLTNPFTDTARIACGFFSHVPNLHSFSLNKGFARVLASTQITISPKDSVVTLPNWRSGKNDHRNRETRLNDAFFHLECMVKKGHKPDVVQATQMLYDLCKSNKMKKAIKVMEMMIGSGIIPDAASYTFLVNHLCKRGNVGHAMQLVEKMEEYGYPTNTVTYNSLVRGLCMHGNLNKSLQILDRLMQKGLVPNAFTYSSLLEATYKERGVNEAMRLLDEIIARGGQPNLVSYNVLLTGLCKEGRTEAAIQFFRDLPSKGFNPNVVSYNIILRSLCYEGRWEEANELLAEMDDEERSPSIVTYNILIGSLAIHGRTEQALQIVDEMMSGPFKPTATSYNPIIARLCEEGKVDIVVKCLDQMIYHRCNPNEGTFNAIAVLCKQGKVQEAFSLIQSLGNKQNSSIHEFYKGVISCLCRKGNTYPAFQLLYEMTKYGFTPDSYTYSSLIRGLCIEGMLYEAMEIFRLLEENHYSPDVDNLNALILGFCKSHRTDLSLEVFEMMIEKGYMPSETTYAIIVEGIIHEEKKGLAAEVLRELHRRQVMSQNTVERLCMQYDLEGVPV
- the LOC131175477 gene encoding probable terpene synthase 4, which codes for MASLADPSLPGQRVELAKVVSLFHLMQDVFHFCGRIDPHNYMKICLKAVFDNIDEIAYKIHRDGAAYNPKRSLHNTRTRLCNALLGEAKWAAVGQFPKAEEYLKIANDTSGIDVVPLHTFFLLGEGTTRETVHLVNNDPPIISSVSTIFRLWDGLGTSVTEARNHVMNKISDTWKQLKLHCLSPNPFSASFTRAALNIARLAPLIHCFEHRPKLPCLQKNIKSLLFDRIAV